Proteins encoded in a region of the Mucilaginibacter sabulilitoris genome:
- a CDS encoding 3-keto-disaccharide hydrolase yields the protein MKYPVILTALLAGSFLMANAQEGAKHEDTEVYEPVPKVVTPAKVLGDAPSDAIILFNGKNLDEWVSNEDKSPAKWPFKGDVLTVDKHTGGIETKRSFTNYQLHIEWRVPSNITGEGQARGNSGVFLASLGKGDPGYELQVLDAYNNKTYVNGMAGSIYKQAIPLANPCRKPGEWNVYDVVWTAPVFNEDGTLKSAARATVFFNGVLVENNFELLGPTQYVGKPSYEGKKHGATPIKLQAHGDKSEPLSFRNIWVREL from the coding sequence ATGAAATATCCAGTTATATTAACAGCCCTTTTAGCCGGAAGCTTTTTGATGGCTAACGCACAGGAAGGCGCCAAACACGAAGACACAGAAGTATACGAACCAGTTCCAAAGGTAGTTACCCCTGCCAAAGTATTGGGTGATGCCCCTTCTGATGCTATCATTTTGTTCAATGGTAAAAACCTTGACGAATGGGTATCAAACGAAGATAAAAGCCCGGCAAAATGGCCGTTTAAAGGCGATGTATTAACGGTTGATAAACATACCGGCGGTATTGAAACCAAAAGATCATTCACCAACTACCAATTACATATTGAGTGGAGAGTGCCTTCAAATATAACAGGCGAAGGCCAGGCCCGCGGTAACAGCGGTGTGTTTTTAGCATCACTGGGTAAAGGCGATCCGGGTTATGAGTTGCAGGTTTTAGATGCTTATAACAACAAAACCTATGTAAATGGTATGGCGGGCAGTATTTACAAACAAGCTATTCCGTTGGCAAACCCATGCCGCAAACCAGGTGAGTGGAACGTTTATGATGTGGTTTGGACAGCTCCTGTATTTAACGAGGATGGTACATTAAAATCAGCCGCAAGAGCTACTGTATTCTTTAACGGTGTGCTGGTTGAAAACAACTTTGAACTGCTTGGCCCAACTCAATACGTTGGTAAACCATCTTATGAAGGTAAAAAACATGGTGCCACACCTATAAAACTACAAGCTCACGGTGATAAAAGCGAGCCGCTTAGTTTCCGTAATATCTGGGTGCGCGAGTTGTAA
- a CDS encoding sugar phosphate isomerase/epimerase family protein — protein MTTIKGPAIFIAQFIGDAAPFNSLESICKWAADLGYKGVQLPTLDARFIDLQKAAESKTYADEIKGIVNAAGLEITELSTHLQGQLVAVNPVYDSLFDAFAPEAYRNNPAERQKWAVQQLKYAAQASRNLGLNASVTFSGALLWPMMYPWPQRPAGIVDTAFDELAKRWTPILDVYEENGIDLCYEIHPGEDLHDGITYEMFLEKVNNHKRANLLYDPSHFVLQCLDYLEYIDIYHDRIKMFHVKDAEFNPTGRQGVYGGYQNWVDRAGRFRSLGDGQVDFKGIFSKLTQYDFKGWAVLEWECALKHPEDGAREGATFIKDHIIRVTERAFDDFAASGSDDAFNRKTLGI, from the coding sequence ATGACAACCATAAAAGGACCAGCCATATTTATAGCACAATTTATAGGCGATGCTGCACCATTTAACAGTTTGGAGTCTATTTGTAAATGGGCGGCAGACCTTGGCTACAAAGGTGTTCAGCTGCCAACATTAGATGCGCGTTTTATTGACCTGCAAAAAGCGGCTGAAAGCAAAACTTATGCCGACGAAATAAAGGGCATTGTAAATGCAGCCGGATTAGAAATCACTGAATTGTCAACCCACCTGCAAGGACAGTTGGTAGCAGTAAACCCTGTTTATGATTCGCTTTTTGACGCTTTTGCGCCCGAAGCTTATCGTAATAACCCAGCCGAAAGACAAAAATGGGCCGTGCAGCAATTGAAATATGCTGCGCAGGCTTCCAGGAACCTTGGGTTAAACGCTTCGGTAACTTTCAGTGGTGCCTTGCTTTGGCCAATGATGTACCCATGGCCGCAGCGCCCTGCCGGTATTGTTGATACAGCTTTTGACGAACTGGCCAAACGCTGGACACCGATACTGGATGTGTACGAGGAAAACGGTATCGACCTTTGCTACGAAATACATCCGGGCGAAGATCTGCATGATGGTATCACATATGAAATGTTCTTAGAGAAGGTGAACAATCATAAACGTGCCAACCTGCTGTATGATCCATCACACTTTGTGCTGCAATGTCTTGATTATTTGGAATATATAGACATCTATCATGACCGCATTAAAATGTTCCATGTTAAGGATGCTGAATTTAACCCAACTGGTCGCCAGGGTGTTTATGGTGGTTACCAGAACTGGGTTGACCGCGCGGGCCGTTTCCGTTCATTGGGCGACGGTCAGGTTGATTTCAAGGGCATATTCAGCAAGTTAACCCAATATGATTTTAAAGGATGGGCCGTATTAGAATGGGAATGCGCGCTTAAACATCCGGAAGATGGTGCAAGAGAAGGTGCCACATTTATAAAAGATCATATCATCAGGGTTACCGAGCGTGCTTTTGATGATTTTGCCGCGTCAGGTTCTGACGATGCTTTTAACCGGAAAACGCTGGGAATTTAA
- a CDS encoding c-type cytochrome, translating into MKKAFFILCISAVVTACGGNSSDKGGADSTNAANQTAKASNSDADTVVAKNGTEATGGSAGSTTGESLMAAADCNTCHKVDTKLIGPAFQDVAAKYEPTEANIETLANKVIAGGKGNWGDIPMTPHPALAVNDAKEMVKYILSLKK; encoded by the coding sequence ATGAAAAAGGCTTTTTTTATTCTTTGTATTAGTGCGGTAGTTACCGCTTGTGGCGGCAATTCATCAGACAAAGGCGGAGCTGACAGCACTAATGCTGCAAATCAAACAGCTAAAGCATCAAATTCTGATGCCGATACAGTTGTTGCCAAAAACGGCACCGAAGCAACTGGCGGTTCAGCGGGCTCAACAACAGGCGAGAGCTTAATGGCTGCTGCAGATTGCAACACCTGCCACAAAGTCGATACTAAACTGATAGGTCCTGCATTTCAGGATGTTGCTGCTAAATATGAGCCAACCGAGGCCAATATTGAAACGCTTGCCAATAAGGTTATTGCAGGTGGTAAAGGTAACTGGGGCGATATTCCAATGACACCACACCCTGCATTAGCTGTTAATGATGCCAAGGAGATGGTTAAATACATTTTATCGCTGAAGAAATAA
- a CDS encoding sugar phosphate isomerase/epimerase family protein translates to MTTRRTFLAQAGLITAGVMMKPNFLSAKSANGIGLQLYSLRDQLPKDVKGVIAQVAKAGYKEVETFGYNKETGYWGLHSKDFSQLLKDNGLTTPSGHYGLDSYFGEGKTDELKTYIEVANTIGQTYIIIPSLNHNFIKTVDDCKAVAEKMNKIAEICKASGLKLGYHNHNFEWHPVGDTTFYDVVLNNTDPKLVNMEMDIYWVVRAGQDPVAIFQKHPGRFTFVHIKDRDKTNAELNTEIGNGDIDFKTILGKAKLGGVKHFIVEQENYTNIDPYVSITKSASYLKNTLHV, encoded by the coding sequence ATGACAACCAGAAGAACATTTTTAGCACAGGCCGGATTAATTACTGCAGGTGTAATGATGAAACCTAATTTTCTTTCGGCCAAAAGTGCTAATGGCATCGGGCTGCAATTATATAGCTTGCGCGACCAGTTACCAAAAGATGTAAAAGGTGTTATAGCCCAGGTGGCTAAAGCCGGTTACAAGGAAGTGGAGACCTTTGGTTACAATAAAGAAACAGGTTACTGGGGTTTACACAGTAAAGATTTTAGCCAACTGCTAAAAGATAATGGTTTAACTACTCCAAGCGGCCACTACGGCCTTGACAGCTATTTTGGCGAGGGTAAAACCGATGAGTTGAAAACCTATATTGAGGTGGCTAATACTATCGGTCAAACTTATATTATCATCCCTTCATTAAACCACAACTTCATCAAAACGGTTGACGACTGTAAAGCCGTAGCTGAAAAAATGAATAAGATTGCCGAGATCTGTAAAGCTTCGGGCTTAAAATTAGGTTATCATAATCACAACTTTGAATGGCATCCTGTTGGTGATACTACTTTTTATGATGTAGTACTAAACAACACCGATCCTAAACTTGTGAATATGGAAATGGATATTTACTGGGTTGTACGTGCCGGGCAGGATCCGGTTGCTATATTCCAGAAACATCCGGGCCGTTTTACTTTTGTGCATATTAAAGATCGTGATAAAACCAACGCCGAATTAAATACTGAAATAGGTAATGGCGATATTGATTTTAAAACCATATTGGGTAAAGCCAAACTTGGCGGTGTTAAACATTTTATTGTTGAACAGGAAAATTACACCAATATTGATCCTTATGTAAGTATCACCAAAAGCGCGTCATACTTAAAAAATACGCTTCACGTTTAA
- a CDS encoding hydroxypyruvate isomerase family protein — protein sequence MGSNQNRRSAIKNMLAGTAAITASGMLTSFTQPEQEKQMAADTLKGNINHAVCRWCYNDMTVEQLCAAAKDIGIKGIDLVGPADWPTLKKYGLYSSMCNGAEINLTDGFGDKQFHAQLQKNYSEMIPKVAEAGYKNLICFSGSRRGKDNETGWNNCVEGLKPLVALAEKHNVILVMELLNSKIDHKDYQCDRVSWGAELAKRLGSENFKLLYDIYHMQIDEGDVIRNIREFHPYINHYHTGGVPGRNEIDETQELYYPAIMKAIVATGHKGFVAQEFIPKQKDKVASLRKAVHICDV from the coding sequence ATGGGATCAAATCAAAACCGAAGATCGGCAATCAAAAATATGCTTGCCGGCACTGCAGCCATAACGGCATCAGGTATGTTAACCTCATTTACACAACCCGAACAAGAAAAACAAATGGCAGCTGATACCTTAAAGGGCAATATTAACCACGCGGTTTGCCGCTGGTGTTATAACGATATGACCGTGGAGCAGCTTTGCGCCGCGGCCAAGGATATTGGTATTAAAGGTATAGACCTGGTTGGCCCTGCCGACTGGCCTACATTAAAAAAATATGGCCTTTATTCGTCCATGTGTAATGGCGCCGAAATAAACCTGACCGATGGTTTTGGCGATAAGCAGTTTCACGCGCAATTGCAGAAAAACTATTCGGAAATGATACCTAAAGTAGCAGAGGCCGGTTATAAGAACCTGATATGCTTTAGCGGGAGCCGCCGCGGTAAAGACAACGAAACGGGTTGGAATAACTGTGTGGAAGGTTTGAAGCCATTGGTAGCCCTTGCCGAAAAACACAACGTAATTCTGGTAATGGAACTGCTGAACAGTAAAATTGACCACAAAGATTACCAGTGCGACAGGGTTTCATGGGGTGCCGAGCTAGCTAAAAGACTGGGATCAGAAAACTTTAAGCTGCTGTATGATATTTACCACATGCAGATAGATGAAGGCGACGTGATCCGTAATATCCGGGAGTTTCATCCATACATTAATCATTACCATACCGGCGGTGTACCGGGGCGTAATGAAATTGATGAAACACAGGAGCTTTATTACCCTGCCATTATGAAAGCCATTGTAGCTACCGGGCATAAAGGTTTTGTTGCGCAGGAGTTTATACCTAAGCAAAAAGACAAAGTAGCATCATTACGTAAAGCGGTTCATATTTGCGACGTTTAA
- a CDS encoding PAS domain-containing protein, with translation MQQQDYKFWQGGGEMGALIRAHDWSQTSLGSPDHWPVSLRTALGIVLNSRFPMFMYWGPDLICFYNDAYRPSLGVNGKHPTLLGQPGKVFWAEIWHILEPLINQVLSGGGATWSEDQLIPFYRNGAIEDIYWTFSYSPVINELGEPAGIIVACTETTEKVQTLSEITESKAELEFAIDSAEFGTWDMNPQTNKFIANDRLKEWFGLLPREEIDLTQALKSVVAYDRERVSRAIQAVMNPSSGGKYDIEYSLIDPHTQTERVVRAKGRTRFNEEGVAIRFNGTMQDITEEVIARRKIEDAEERARLALDAAEMGTFDLSLTTGSIITSPRFNAIFGEDGPTPHNRIISKLHPDDRYIRERAYAQALKTGSLYYAVRIVLKDGRTRWIEVEGKVYYDKLRSPVRLLGTVIDITKQRNAEEELTRVKFMADNASDVFMLICEEGSFAYLNQEAFKQWGYSEEEGLKLKVSDIDVLYISEIFHESFKLAQTQTLPPFETIHKRKNETVYPVEINMVGLVLSEKPYLFAVARDITERKKAREEQHKTNQRLEIALEAGRLGSYELELATGLMTCTPQCKANYGLDANATFNFADLMAAIQPDYRDTVKDKVEAAVANHSVYSAEYQVKWPNGSIHWVSASGKASYDENDKAILMVGVTIDITEQKLLQQQKDEFIGIASHELKTPVTSIKAYTQVLERILTQKGDTREASMISKMDAQLNRLNSLIGDLLDVTKINSGRLQFNYTTFDFNHLITEVVEDLQRTTEKHNLIEDLQPTGFIHADRERISQVLVNFITNAIKYSPHTKNIIINTHLNNDEVVVSVQDFGIGISKEKQQRVFEQFYRVSGETQHTFPGLGLGLYISSEIIKREGGRIWVESEEGQGSIFYFSLPVRKPVDHNN, from the coding sequence ATGCAACAACAAGATTATAAATTTTGGCAGGGCGGTGGCGAGATGGGTGCACTGATCAGGGCTCATGATTGGTCGCAAACATCATTGGGGAGTCCTGATCATTGGCCTGTAAGTCTGCGTACTGCATTAGGCATTGTTTTAAACAGCCGCTTCCCGATGTTCATGTACTGGGGCCCCGATCTGATTTGTTTTTATAATGATGCTTATCGCCCAAGTTTAGGGGTAAATGGTAAGCACCCAACGCTTTTGGGTCAACCCGGTAAGGTTTTTTGGGCCGAGATTTGGCACATATTGGAGCCGCTTATTAACCAGGTGCTTTCTGGTGGTGGCGCAACCTGGAGCGAAGACCAGCTGATCCCATTTTATCGTAATGGAGCCATTGAAGATATTTACTGGACTTTTAGTTACAGCCCGGTAATAAATGAGTTGGGCGAACCTGCGGGAATTATAGTAGCCTGTACTGAAACCACCGAAAAAGTACAAACCTTAAGTGAAATAACAGAAAGCAAGGCCGAATTGGAGTTTGCTATTGATTCTGCCGAGTTTGGCACCTGGGACATGAACCCACAGACTAATAAGTTTATAGCAAATGACAGGCTTAAGGAATGGTTTGGTTTATTGCCCCGGGAAGAAATAGACCTCACCCAGGCCCTAAAATCGGTAGTTGCTTATGATCGTGAACGAGTATCAAGAGCAATACAGGCTGTGATGAACCCATCGTCCGGCGGTAAATATGATATTGAATATAGTTTAATTGATCCGCATACACAAACCGAGCGCGTTGTCAGGGCAAAAGGGCGAACACGTTTTAATGAAGAAGGTGTTGCCATAAGGTTTAACGGCACCATGCAGGATATTACCGAAGAGGTGATTGCCCGGCGTAAAATAGAAGATGCTGAAGAACGGGCAAGGCTTGCGCTTGATGCTGCCGAAATGGGCACATTTGATTTAAGTCTTACCACCGGCAGCATTATTACTTCGCCTCGCTTTAATGCTATTTTCGGGGAGGATGGGCCAACTCCGCATAACAGGATTATATCAAAACTGCACCCCGACGACCGGTACATACGCGAGAGAGCGTACGCGCAGGCACTAAAAACAGGCAGTCTTTATTATGCGGTAAGGATAGTGCTGAAAGATGGACGCACACGCTGGATTGAAGTTGAGGGCAAGGTTTATTATGATAAACTCCGCAGCCCCGTTCGGTTGCTGGGTACCGTTATTGATATTACGAAACAAAGAAACGCGGAAGAGGAACTGACAAGAGTTAAATTTATGGCAGACAATGCCTCGGATGTATTTATGCTGATATGCGAGGAAGGATCATTTGCCTATTTAAATCAGGAAGCATTTAAGCAATGGGGATATAGTGAAGAGGAGGGGTTAAAACTTAAGGTAAGTGATATTGATGTTTTGTACATAAGCGAAATATTTCATGAATCATTTAAGCTGGCGCAAACACAAACCCTCCCTCCGTTTGAAACCATTCATAAACGGAAAAACGAAACAGTTTACCCGGTTGAAATAAATATGGTTGGCCTCGTATTGTCTGAAAAACCCTACTTATTTGCCGTGGCGCGGGATATTACCGAACGTAAAAAAGCCCGCGAAGAACAACACAAAACCAACCAGCGTTTAGAGATTGCTCTGGAGGCCGGCCGCCTGGGTTCATATGAGCTTGAACTGGCTACTGGTTTAATGACCTGTACCCCGCAATGTAAAGCCAATTATGGGCTTGACGCTAACGCTACTTTTAACTTCGCCGACCTGATGGCTGCAATACAGCCCGATTACCGGGACACTGTAAAAGATAAGGTAGAGGCGGCGGTAGCGAATCATAGTGTATACAGTGCAGAATATCAGGTTAAATGGCCAAACGGTTCTATCCATTGGGTAAGCGCATCTGGAAAAGCCAGTTATGATGAAAACGATAAGGCCATACTCATGGTAGGGGTAACCATCGATATTACGGAGCAAAAATTACTGCAGCAACAAAAAGATGAATTTATAGGAATAGCGAGTCACGAGCTAAAAACACCTGTTACCAGTATTAAAGCGTACACCCAAGTGCTGGAACGAATATTGACCCAAAAAGGCGACACCCGCGAAGCATCAATGATCTCAAAAATGGATGCGCAGTTAAACCGCCTTAACAGCCTTATTGGCGATTTACTTGACGTTACCAAAATAAACTCGGGCAGGCTCCAGTTTAATTATACCACGTTTGATTTTAACCATCTTATTACCGAAGTGGTAGAGGATTTACAGCGAACTACAGAAAAGCATAACCTTATTGAAGATTTGCAACCAACAGGCTTTATTCATGCCGACAGGGAACGGATAAGCCAGGTACTGGTAAACTTCATCACCAATGCCATAAAGTACTCGCCGCATACAAAAAACATTATTATTAATACCCACCTGAATAATGATGAGGTAGTAGTAAGTGTACAGGATTTTGGTATAGGTATATCAAAAGAAAAACAACAACGGGTTTTTGAACAGTTTTACCGGGTAAGCGGCGAAACGCAGCATACGTTTCCGGGGTTGGGTTTAGGACTGTACATCTCATCAGAAATTATTAAGCGCGAAGGAGGCCGGATCTGGGTAGAAAGCGAAGAAGGACAAGGCTCTATATTTTACTTTTCGCTGCCTGTACGGAAACCTGTAGATCACAATAATTAA
- a CDS encoding nucleoside permease, with amino-acid sequence MTTGIRVKLSTMMFLEFFIWGAWFVTMGTYLTVTLKATGTQNAGAYATQSLGAIIAPFVIGLIADKYFSAQRILGVLHLLGAASLFYATTIADFDKFYPNILFYMIIYMPTLALVNSVSFKQMQNPSKEFPWIRVFGTAGWIVAGLTIGWLGWEKAGTLVLTFKMASIASLILGLLSFTLPDTPPVKKGQKTSFGDIIGLDSIGLLKNKSYLTFFLASVAICIPLAFYYNFTNPFLNEVGMTAAAGKQSMGQMSELLFMALMPLFFVRLGVKKMLAVGMLAWVLRYIFFAYGNVGNNDWMLIAGIVMHGICYDFFFVTGQIYTDNLAGERFKSAAQGFITLATYGVGMLIGSYISGPIVDHWKTSDTTHNWQTIWLIPAGIAALVLVLFLLLFRDKTSMATKPGLDIQEPSAQTEI; translated from the coding sequence ATGACCACTGGAATCAGGGTGAAACTTTCTACAATGATGTTCCTGGAGTTTTTTATCTGGGGAGCATGGTTTGTTACTATGGGTACTTATTTAACGGTAACGTTAAAGGCAACAGGTACTCAAAATGCGGGTGCTTACGCTACACAATCATTAGGGGCCATCATTGCTCCTTTTGTGATCGGATTAATTGCCGATAAATATTTTTCGGCACAAAGGATACTGGGCGTTTTGCATTTACTTGGGGCCGCATCCCTTTTTTATGCTACCACCATTGCTGATTTTGATAAATTTTATCCAAATATTTTATTTTACATGATTATCTATATGCCAACACTGGCATTGGTAAATTCGGTATCATTTAAGCAAATGCAAAATCCGAGCAAAGAATTTCCCTGGATCAGGGTGTTTGGAACTGCCGGATGGATAGTTGCAGGTTTAACAATAGGATGGCTTGGATGGGAAAAAGCAGGAACATTAGTGCTTACATTTAAAATGGCATCAATAGCGTCATTAATTTTAGGATTGCTAAGTTTTACATTACCAGATACTCCTCCCGTTAAAAAAGGACAAAAAACATCATTTGGCGATATTATAGGCCTTGATTCCATTGGCTTGCTTAAAAACAAGTCATACCTTACTTTTTTCCTGGCTTCTGTCGCTATATGCATACCGCTTGCGTTTTACTACAACTTTACCAATCCGTTCTTAAATGAGGTTGGTATGACGGCCGCAGCAGGTAAACAATCAATGGGGCAGATGTCTGAATTGTTGTTTATGGCATTGATGCCTTTATTCTTTGTGCGGCTGGGGGTTAAAAAAATGCTTGCTGTGGGTATGTTAGCCTGGGTATTGCGTTACATATTTTTTGCTTACGGAAACGTTGGTAATAACGACTGGATGCTGATTGCCGGTATTGTGATGCACGGTATATGCTATGACTTCTTCTTTGTAACAGGACAGATATACACCGATAACTTAGCAGGTGAGCGTTTTAAAAGCGCGGCCCAGGGCTTTATTACTTTAGCCACATATGGTGTTGGTATGCTTATAGGTTCATACATTTCCGGCCCGATAGTAGACCATTGGAAAACCTCTGATACGACGCATAACTGGCAAACCATTTGGCTTATACCGGCTGGTATAGCCGCCTTAGTACTGGTATTGTTCCTGTTATTATTCAGGGATAAAACAAGCATGGCTACTAAGCCGGGTTTAGATATACAGGAACCTTCTGCACAAACCGAGATATAA
- a CDS encoding MFS transporter codes for MQTINRTQLFRASCLSLLVTSLSFGIRAGILNDQGVRFHLNASELGTIAATAFWGFPLAIIVGGFIVDIIGMKKLLVSAFVFHLIGILLTIFANGYWTLFLSTLMIGIANGTVEASCNPLVASLYTDNKTTKLNHFHLWFPAGIVIGTLIVFGLDTALAHGVSPKPYWISQLEVALMLIPTLIYGFLFSKLEFPVTERVSAGVSTGDMYKALVNPLFIFMIVCMFGTAITELFTNQWTDVLFKTVTDNAILILTFVASVQVLGRAFASPIVHRLAPQGVLLISAILSALGIYLMVHLTGDAIYLAAVVFGLGVAFFWPCMIGFVAENLPRTGAVGLNLMGGAGMFGVSIYMIFMGGYYDGIMVQKLPAGANIDAYRSAAAGTDMAKAFDAARSAAGPEVLNTTLIIPVVLIVAFAGLVFYMRGKKKTTLLNTVTV; via the coding sequence ATGCAAACCATTAACCGTACACAGCTTTTCAGGGCCAGTTGCTTATCCCTGTTAGTAACATCATTATCTTTTGGCATCCGTGCCGGTATCCTGAACGACCAGGGTGTAAGATTTCATCTTAATGCTTCAGAACTGGGAACAATTGCTGCAACGGCTTTCTGGGGCTTCCCGTTGGCTATTATAGTAGGAGGCTTTATTGTAGATATTATCGGCATGAAAAAACTGCTGGTGTCTGCGTTTGTTTTCCATTTGATTGGTATCCTGCTCACCATTTTTGCTAATGGCTACTGGACACTTTTTCTTTCAACCTTAATGATTGGCATTGCCAACGGTACTGTTGAGGCATCCTGTAATCCTTTGGTTGCTTCTTTGTATACAGACAATAAAACTACCAAATTAAATCACTTTCACCTGTGGTTTCCGGCGGGTATTGTTATCGGTACGCTTATCGTATTCGGGCTTGATACCGCGCTTGCACATGGCGTATCGCCCAAACCATACTGGATTTCACAGCTGGAGGTAGCACTGATGCTTATCCCTACACTCATCTACGGTTTTCTTTTCTCCAAACTGGAATTTCCGGTTACCGAACGGGTATCCGCAGGTGTTAGCACAGGCGATATGTATAAGGCATTGGTTAATCCATTATTTATATTCATGATCGTATGTATGTTCGGTACGGCTATTACCGAATTATTTACCAACCAATGGACAGATGTACTGTTCAAAACGGTAACAGATAACGCTATCCTGATCCTAACCTTTGTTGCTTCGGTACAAGTACTGGGCAGGGCGTTTGCCAGCCCTATAGTACACCGCCTGGCTCCTCAGGGCGTACTGCTTATCTCAGCCATTCTATCGGCTTTAGGTATATACCTGATGGTTCATTTAACTGGCGATGCCATTTATTTAGCTGCCGTTGTTTTTGGCCTGGGTGTGGCGTTCTTTTGGCCATGTATGATTGGCTTTGTAGCAGAAAATTTGCCGCGCACCGGTGCTGTTGGATTAAACTTAATGGGTGGTGCTGGTATGTTTGGCGTATCCATTTATATGATATTCATGGGCGGATACTATGATGGTATCATGGTTCAGAAACTCCCCGCCGGGGCTAATATTGATGCTTACCGTTCGGCGGCGGCAGGAACAGATATGGCCAAAGCTTTTGACGCGGCCAGATCAGCGGCTGGCCCTGAGGTATTGAATACAACCCTTATTATCCCTGTAGTATTGATAGTTGCTTTTGCCGGTTTAGTGTTTTACATGCGAGGTAAGAAAAAAACAACACTTTTAAACACAGTTACGGTGTAA
- a CDS encoding NIPSNAP family protein gives MKLRYKTTLNLVATIVLMIGCMSASSAGAAKRYYYQLKVYHYKTTAQEGRIERYLEQAYVPAMHRAGISQVGVFKPIQQDTADLRIYVFTPFTSMDKLTGIDQKLQADTKYLTDGEDYIDADYKDAPYNRIETIVMQAFPKMPAPAVPNLTGNKADRVYELRSYESPTEKYNFNKVRMFNDGDEVGLFKRLGFNAVFYSEVIAGPRMPNLMYMTTFNDKADRDKHWDAFNNDSYWKSLSAKAEYQHNVSHADIIFLYPMAYSDF, from the coding sequence ATGAAACTACGTTACAAAACCACCTTAAACCTTGTTGCTACTATCGTATTAATGATAGGATGTATGTCTGCTTCTTCTGCCGGCGCCGCCAAAAGATATTACTATCAGCTTAAGGTATATCATTATAAAACTACCGCTCAGGAAGGTCGGATTGAACGCTATCTGGAACAGGCCTATGTACCCGCCATGCACAGGGCTGGGATTAGCCAGGTAGGCGTATTTAAACCGATACAACAAGATACTGCAGACCTGCGCATCTATGTTTTTACGCCTTTTACATCAATGGATAAGCTAACCGGTATCGACCAAAAACTACAGGCCGACACCAAATACCTAACCGATGGCGAAGATTATATCGATGCCGACTATAAAGATGCCCCCTATAATCGTATTGAAACCATTGTAATGCAGGCTTTCCCTAAAATGCCGGCCCCGGCTGTGCCCAATTTAACCGGCAACAAAGCAGATAGGGTATATGAACTGCGCAGCTACGAAAGCCCTACCGAAAAATATAATTTCAATAAGGTGCGTATGTTTAATGATGGCGATGAGGTTGGCCTTTTTAAGCGTTTGGGCTTTAATGCCGTATTTTACTCCGAAGTTATAGCCGGTCCGCGTATGCCAAACCTTATGTACATGACCACCTTTAATGATAAGGCCGACAGGGACAAACACTGGGACGCGTTTAATAACGACTCGTATTGGAAAAGCTTATCGGCAAAGGCTGAGTACCAGCATAATGTATCGCATGCTGATATAATTTTCCTTTATCCAATGGCATATTCTGATTTTTAA